A DNA window from Lysobacter silvisoli contains the following coding sequences:
- a CDS encoding adenylate kinase encodes MRLVLLGAPGSGKGTQAARLKDHLQVPHISTGDLLRGEVAAGTKLGLEAKAVMDAGNLVSDEILLGMLEDRFSRPDTAGGFILDGYPRNLAQADALDALLKRIGQPMDYAVQLEVPTDLLVTRIAGRAAEQGRKDDSPEAVRTRLKVYDDVTAPVIEYYRQHGRLTVVDGVGSLDDVFTRLIEALSPAPVVG; translated from the coding sequence ATGCGATTGGTACTTCTGGGCGCGCCCGGTTCCGGCAAGGGCACGCAGGCAGCGCGACTCAAGGACCACCTGCAGGTGCCGCACATTTCCACCGGCGATCTGCTGCGCGGCGAAGTGGCCGCCGGCACCAAGCTGGGCCTGGAAGCCAAGGCGGTGATGGACGCCGGCAACCTGGTCAGCGACGAGATCCTGCTGGGCATGCTGGAAGACCGTTTCTCGCGCCCGGACACCGCCGGCGGTTTCATCCTCGACGGCTACCCGCGCAACCTGGCCCAGGCCGATGCGCTGGACGCGCTGCTGAAGCGGATCGGCCAGCCCATGGACTACGCCGTGCAGCTGGAAGTGCCGACCGACCTGCTGGTCACCCGCATCGCCGGCCGCGCCGCCGAGCAGGGCCGCAAGGACGACAGCCCCGAAGCCGTGCGCACCCGTCTGAAGGTCTACGACGACGTGACCGCGCCGGTGATCGAGTACTACCGCCAGCACGGCCGCCTGACCGTGGTCGACGGCGTGGGCTCGCTGGACGACGTGTTCACGCGTTTGATCGAGGCGCTGTCGCCGGCGCCGGTGGTGGGCTGA
- a CDS encoding helix-turn-helix domain-containing protein, whose protein sequence is MSAGAPLLPDLRPWINTVWVCAKPDAAPAHARERSLPSGALHLAVRLDGPPLRTYADAGDRTGRAHAPAVLAGARGGYSIKDTAHPAASVGAVLRPGASLALFGVAASELEGRHVDLDLVCGVGATDELYERLAAERDPLRRQCAFEHWLHARLRPPRGLDPQIVRAVRSLQRAPVSLRDDDERRIAALARDSGRSHRRFIAGFHELAGLTPKRYARVQRFKRLLQALGATPRPAWAQLALDSGYCDQSHLIREFRAFAGVSPREYLAARAVSAHHLPVERV, encoded by the coding sequence ATGAGCGCCGGCGCGCCGCTGCTGCCGGACCTGCGCCCCTGGATCAACACGGTCTGGGTCTGCGCCAAGCCCGATGCGGCGCCCGCGCATGCGCGCGAGCGCTCCCTGCCCAGCGGCGCGCTGCATCTGGCGGTGCGCCTGGACGGGCCGCCGCTGCGCACCTACGCCGATGCCGGCGATCGCACGGGCCGCGCGCATGCGCCGGCCGTGCTCGCCGGCGCGCGCGGCGGCTACAGCATCAAGGACACCGCGCACCCGGCCGCTTCGGTGGGCGCGGTGCTGCGGCCGGGGGCGAGCCTGGCGCTGTTCGGCGTGGCCGCTTCGGAACTGGAAGGCCGCCATGTCGATCTGGATCTGGTCTGCGGCGTCGGCGCGACCGACGAGCTCTACGAACGCTTGGCCGCCGAGCGCGATCCGCTGCGCCGGCAGTGCGCGTTCGAGCACTGGCTGCACGCGCGGTTGCGGCCGCCGCGCGGCCTGGATCCGCAGATCGTGCGGGCGGTGCGCTCGTTGCAGCGCGCGCCGGTGTCGCTGCGCGACGACGACGAGCGCCGCATCGCCGCGCTCGCGCGCGACAGCGGCCGCAGCCACCGCCGCTTCATCGCCGGCTTCCACGAGCTGGCCGGCCTGACTCCGAAGCGCTATGCGCGCGTGCAACGCTTCAAGCGCCTGCTGCAGGCGCTGGGCGCGACGCCGCGCCCGGCCTGGGCGCAGCTGGCGCTGGATTCGGGCTACTGCGACCAGTCGCATCTGATCCGCGAGTTCCGCGCCTTCGCCGGGGTGAGCCCGCGCGAGTATCTGGCGGCCCGGGCGGTGTCGGCGCATCACTTGCCGGTGGAGCGGGTGTAG
- a CDS encoding 6-phosphofructokinase translates to MASGTLLYAQSGGVTAVINATASAVIETARARKVKVLAARNGILGALREELIDTSKEPLSAIRALAHTPGGAFGSCRVKLKSLEADRARYERLLAVLKAHDVRWFLYNGGNDSADTALKVSRLAAEFGYPLTCIGVPKTVDNDLAVTDCCPGFGSAAKYTAVSVREAALDVAAMAETSTKVFVYEAMGRHAGWLAAAAGLAGDGADAAPHLILFPERPFDEADFFAKVRATVERVGYCVVVASEGIQTADGRFVADAGGGQDSFGHTQLGGVASHLAGRVKDALGYKVHWTLPDYLQRSARHLASKTDLEQARAVGKAAVELALQGRNAVMPVIVRASDAPYRWKIEAAPLDKVANHEKKMPAGFIRRDGYGITAAARRYLEPLIRGEAPPPYGRDGLPKYVTLKNVAVKPKLPPFAA, encoded by the coding sequence ATGGCCTCTGGAACCCTGCTGTACGCTCAATCGGGCGGTGTGACCGCCGTCATCAATGCCACCGCCTCGGCGGTCATCGAAACCGCCCGCGCCCGCAAGGTCAAGGTGCTGGCGGCCCGCAACGGCATCCTGGGCGCCCTGCGCGAGGAGCTGATCGACACCAGCAAGGAGCCGCTGTCGGCGATCCGGGCCCTGGCCCATACCCCGGGCGGGGCCTTCGGTTCCTGCCGGGTCAAGCTGAAATCGCTGGAGGCCGACCGCGCCCGCTACGAGCGCCTGCTGGCCGTGCTCAAGGCCCACGACGTGCGCTGGTTCCTTTACAACGGCGGCAATGACTCGGCCGACACCGCGCTCAAGGTCTCGCGCCTGGCGGCCGAATTCGGCTACCCGCTGACCTGCATCGGCGTGCCCAAGACGGTGGACAACGACCTGGCCGTGACCGACTGCTGCCCGGGCTTCGGTTCGGCGGCCAAGTACACCGCGGTGTCGGTGCGCGAGGCCGCGCTGGACGTGGCGGCGATGGCCGAAACCTCGACCAAGGTCTTCGTCTACGAGGCCATGGGCCGCCACGCCGGCTGGCTGGCCGCGGCCGCCGGCCTGGCCGGCGACGGCGCCGATGCGGCGCCGCACCTGATCCTGTTCCCGGAGCGGCCGTTCGACGAGGCCGATTTCTTCGCCAAGGTGCGGGCCACGGTCGAACGCGTGGGCTATTGCGTGGTGGTGGCCAGCGAGGGCATCCAGACCGCCGACGGCCGCTTCGTCGCCGATGCCGGCGGCGGCCAGGACTCCTTCGGCCATACCCAGTTGGGCGGCGTGGCCTCGCACCTGGCCGGCCGGGTCAAGGACGCGCTGGGCTACAAGGTGCACTGGACCCTGCCCGACTACCTGCAGCGCTCGGCCCGGCACCTGGCCTCCAAGACCGACCTGGAGCAGGCGCGCGCGGTCGGCAAGGCCGCGGTGGAACTGGCCCTGCAAGGCCGCAACGCGGTGATGCCGGTGATCGTGCGCGCTTCGGACGCGCCCTACCGCTGGAAGATCGAGGCCGCGCCGCTGGACAAGGTCGCCAACCACGAAAAGAAGATGCCGGCCGGCTTCATCCGCAGGGACGGCTACGGCATCACCGCGGCCGCGCGCCGCTACCTGGAGCCGCTGATCCGCGGCGAGGCGCCGCCGCCCTACGGCCGCGACGGCCTGCCCAAGTACGTGACCCTGAAGAACGTGGCGGTGAAGCCCAAGCTGCCGCCGTTCGCGGCCTGA
- a CDS encoding VOC family protein, producing MAVHELFSYLCVADAQAAIEFYCKVFDASEKFRLVEPGGRIGHVELDLGGTTLMLCEEFPEVDIRRPDPARGHSHTLHLHVDDADDVVARAVAAGAELAMAPRDHFYGERSGTVIDPFGHRWNIGHSIEQLDPEEMQRRYPADACD from the coding sequence ATGGCCGTGCACGAGTTGTTTTCCTACCTCTGCGTCGCCGACGCCCAGGCCGCCATCGAGTTCTACTGCAAGGTGTTCGACGCCAGCGAGAAGTTCCGCCTGGTCGAACCCGGCGGGCGCATCGGCCATGTCGAGCTGGACCTGGGCGGCACCACGCTGATGCTGTGCGAGGAGTTCCCCGAGGTCGACATCCGCCGCCCGGACCCGGCGCGGGGTCACAGCCACACCCTGCACCTGCACGTGGACGACGCCGACGACGTGGTCGCGCGCGCGGTGGCCGCCGGCGCCGAACTGGCGATGGCGCCGCGCGATCACTTCTACGGCGAGCGCTCGGGCACGGTGATCGACCCCTTCGGCCACCGCTGGAACATCGGCCACAGCATCGAGCAGCTCGACCCCGAGGAAATGCAGCGCCGCTACCCCGCCGACGCCTGCGACTGA